From a region of the Legionella busanensis genome:
- a CDS encoding phospholipase has product MQNILRCFLLILITIFSNEGQSEENIITPSILEQLMQKGGFGFANLEHRELGESIILRGLQNTNAELTLPNGIKVTYGEIVMLAGDLFGNAKYPISSCSLSTPQNCFEAQFNALALVPKDKVLDEIKQLRKFFADLALELKEARNQGQDDWVFYKKKGNDITKKLNRLTGGGSFISDYIPFGQYILLAQVNYDHFVPDSLKAYQVGHQMALKTALRAHQLSLQNKIEEADKTLQLAYAQNAFANHYLTDSLSSGHMRTPRRAVAKIHLPAVLTLLIANLMHDEDSQQGLWIFNSKGMNWLAYGDGNLYKKDNKFHYELIKNIMQLSADSIYKVFKTGAIPNVFPEQEFLPLYDQIGELNNTSPLFKLENGKLLKRESNFDLWDYHWTGNWVPLVTLLEFQIKNK; this is encoded by the coding sequence ATGCAGAATATTCTACGCTGTTTTTTATTGATATTGATTACCATTTTTAGTAACGAAGGTCAATCAGAAGAAAACATTATTACACCAAGTATTTTAGAGCAGCTAATGCAGAAAGGTGGCTTTGGCTTTGCTAATTTAGAACACCGGGAATTAGGTGAGTCAATTATTTTAAGAGGACTTCAGAATACTAATGCTGAATTAACCCTTCCCAATGGAATAAAAGTTACATATGGTGAAATTGTAATGCTTGCGGGCGATTTATTTGGAAATGCCAAATATCCTATATCAAGCTGTTCATTATCTACACCTCAAAATTGTTTTGAAGCACAGTTTAATGCATTAGCTTTAGTCCCAAAAGATAAAGTTTTAGATGAAATAAAACAATTAAGAAAGTTTTTTGCAGACTTAGCTTTAGAATTAAAAGAGGCACGAAATCAAGGTCAAGATGATTGGGTTTTTTATAAGAAAAAAGGTAACGATATAACTAAAAAACTTAATCGGTTAACAGGTGGAGGTAGCTTTATAAGCGATTATATTCCTTTTGGTCAGTATATTCTCTTAGCGCAAGTTAATTATGATCATTTTGTGCCAGATTCTTTAAAAGCCTATCAAGTTGGTCATCAAATGGCTTTAAAAACAGCGCTAAGGGCTCATCAACTCTCTTTACAAAATAAGATTGAAGAAGCGGATAAGACATTACAACTAGCTTATGCGCAAAACGCATTTGCTAATCATTATTTAACTGATTCTTTGTCATCAGGACACATGAGAACACCTAGAAGAGCTGTAGCAAAAATTCATTTGCCAGCGGTTTTGACTTTATTGATTGCAAATTTAATGCATGATGAGGACAGTCAGCAGGGCCTGTGGATATTTAATTCAAAAGGGATGAATTGGTTAGCTTATGGTGACGGAAATCTTTATAAAAAAGATAATAAATTTCATTATGAGTTGATTAAAAATATTATGCAATTATCCGCAGATAGCATCTACAAAGTATTTAAAACAGGGGCAATTCCTAATGTTTTCCCTGAACAGGAATTTTTGCCACTTTATGATCAAATTGGCGAATTAAATAATACTTCGCCGCTTTTTAAGCTGGAAAATGGAAAGCTTTTGAAAAGAGAGTCTAATTTCGATCTGTGGGATTATCATTGGACTGGCAATTGGGTTCCATTAGTTACTTTACTAGAATTTCAAATTAAAAATAAATAG
- a CDS encoding DMT family transporter, giving the protein MKDNKVFWGTSAILLATMLWGMTFSFIKDAVATLNPFNFLYWRFGIASVLLYILFFKKIKFNKKNIYYGVILGIFLAGTVVFQTIGLCYTTASTASFITGLSVVFVALFESFLNKCYPSLYLIVSVAFSIIGIGFITLSNGLTINQGDVWVLLCAFCFASYIIIAGKASRMHEPLTLTFLQSIFVCIVVGIASFLTDEIRLPQQINVWFAILFCSIFASIIAFILQLKFQRYVSSSKAAIIFSLEPVFATITAALYLKEKITTPFFIGALMIIMAILLSEYHTKKRIIPQN; this is encoded by the coding sequence ATGAAAGATAACAAAGTTTTTTGGGGAACAAGTGCAATATTACTAGCCACTATGCTGTGGGGAATGACATTTTCATTTATAAAAGATGCGGTCGCTACTCTTAATCCTTTTAATTTTTTATATTGGCGTTTTGGTATTGCTAGCGTATTACTTTATATTCTATTTTTTAAAAAAATAAAATTTAATAAAAAGAATATATATTATGGCGTTATATTAGGTATATTTTTAGCTGGTACTGTTGTCTTTCAAACTATTGGTCTTTGTTATACAACCGCGTCAACTGCAAGTTTTATTACCGGATTATCGGTAGTCTTTGTAGCTTTGTTTGAATCTTTTTTAAATAAATGTTACCCATCTTTATATTTAATAGTATCAGTAGCTTTTTCAATTATTGGAATTGGTTTTATTACTCTTTCAAATGGTCTGACTATTAATCAAGGTGATGTTTGGGTTTTATTGTGTGCCTTTTGTTTTGCAAGCTATATCATCATTGCTGGTAAAGCATCTCGAATGCATGAGCCTTTGACCTTAACCTTTTTGCAATCAATTTTCGTTTGTATTGTTGTTGGCATAGCTAGTTTTTTAACAGATGAAATTAGACTTCCACAGCAAATAAATGTATGGTTTGCTATTTTATTTTGTAGTATCTTTGCTTCAATTATAGCTTTTATATTACAGTTAAAATTTCAGAGATATGTTAGTTCATCAAAAGCAGCAATAATTTTTTCTCTTGAACCAGTTTTTGCAACAATAACTGCTGCACTATATTTGAAAGAGAAAATAACTACTCCGTTTTTTATTGGTGCTTTAATGATAATAATGGCAATCTTATTATCAGAGTACCATACGAAAAAGAGAATAATACCGCAGAATTAA
- a CDS encoding Lpg1974 family pore-forming outer membrane protein has product MISVKKIATVALILGHSALFAGTMGPACIPGNVTVPCPTMGWDIGIQALYLQPLYSNTNLSVVNVGSVNGTLTYDDLDNDFEWGFRLEGSYHFGPGNDINVNWIRWHDDLSVRSHAGHLSASIDPTLSLITLGSVIYSGTDFDAVNFEFAQHVDFGEFKDIRFHAGAQYTRIHTQFRGDQTISGTSTSTALSGLPSATGALNFNGGGPRLGMDMLYNWGAGFSIYGKAAIAAIVGENEYRNNAIFSDIPGALSRPVRSSFVSLAPEIDAKLGAAYTFGTPQGNFTLDVGYMVINYFNALHFSNLDLNTAHETRLSSDFGLHGAYAGLKWISAV; this is encoded by the coding sequence ATGATTAGCGTCAAAAAAATAGCTACAGTCGCTCTGATTTTAGGACACAGCGCTCTGTTTGCAGGAACTATGGGGCCAGCTTGTATACCAGGGAATGTTACAGTACCTTGTCCTACAATGGGTTGGGATATTGGTATACAAGCACTTTATTTACAACCTCTTTATAGCAATACTAATCTAAGTGTCGTTAATGTTGGTAGTGTCAATGGGACATTAACCTATGATGATTTAGACAATGATTTTGAATGGGGTTTTAGATTAGAAGGATCTTATCATTTCGGGCCGGGTAATGATATTAATGTCAATTGGATACGTTGGCATGATGATTTATCTGTCAGATCACATGCTGGACACTTATCAGCTTCTATTGATCCAACTTTATCTTTAATTACCTTAGGTAGTGTAATCTACAGCGGCACTGACTTTGATGCAGTTAATTTTGAATTTGCGCAGCATGTTGATTTTGGAGAGTTTAAAGATATCCGGTTTCATGCTGGAGCTCAATATACCCGTATACATACTCAATTTCGTGGTGATCAAACTATTTCTGGAACATCTACATCCACAGCATTAAGCGGTCTCCCTAGTGCAACAGGTGCTCTTAATTTTAATGGTGGTGGCCCGCGGCTTGGTATGGATATGCTCTATAATTGGGGCGCTGGCTTTTCTATTTACGGTAAAGCCGCTATAGCTGCAATTGTTGGCGAAAATGAATATCGTAATAATGCAATATTTAGTGATATTCCTGGTGCATTAAGTCGTCCAGTTCGTTCCTCTTTTGTCTCTTTAGCACCTGAGATAGATGCTAAATTAGGTGCCGCTTATACCTTTGGAACCCCACAAGGTAATTTTACACTTGATGTAGGTTATATGGTCATAAATTACTTTAATGCGCTGCATTTCAGCAACTTAGACTTAAATACAGCTCATGAAACTAGATTAAGTAGCGATTTTGGTTTACATGGAGCTTACGCTGGTCTTAAATGGATTAGCGCTGTATAG
- a CDS encoding RpiB/LacA/LacB family sugar-phosphate isomerase, translating into MKIAVCSDELYPVNDFVVDELERLGHEVILFGAIKSRKNEPWIQVAKAAAECIRQGICEEGVFFCWTGTGISIAANKIPGIRAALCTDAATASGARLWNGANVLALSNRLLTQDLAKEILSAWFNTTMDDTSFKAIEAMKVLEDDYSS; encoded by the coding sequence ATGAAAATAGCAGTGTGTAGTGATGAACTTTACCCTGTAAATGACTTTGTGGTTGACGAGTTAGAACGTTTAGGGCATGAAGTTATTTTGTTTGGAGCCATTAAATCTCGTAAAAATGAGCCGTGGATTCAAGTAGCTAAAGCGGCTGCGGAATGTATTAGGCAAGGCATTTGTGAAGAGGGCGTTTTCTTTTGTTGGACTGGTACAGGAATCTCTATTGCTGCTAATAAAATTCCCGGCATCAGAGCTGCTCTATGTACAGATGCAGCAACTGCATCTGGCGCTCGATTATGGAATGGAGCTAATGTATTAGCTTTATCTAATCGTCTTCTAACGCAAGATTTAGCAAAAGAAATATTGAGTGCTTGGTTTAATACAACAATGGATGATACAAGTTTTAAAGCTATTGAAGCAATGAAAGTGTTAGAAGATGACTATAGCTCTTGA
- a CDS encoding ParA family protein → MKTISARDFSAIINVSPHLIYKLIKDNDLEVIPIANRKVLPASTAREILELRGFNFKPNKRPTIINIFGMKGGIGKTSLATAIAEGASRLGFRVLAVDLDMQANLTQSFNMKKHGQPVIVHVLNKQKKLREIIKEVTPYLHLLPSSLDNSQVEQVLGSQTINAAGYFKNLFSDLEKNYDLIILDCPPSINKITSCAACYATTNLIPLNADIDSFDGVIMSVSEIIQIQESFKDFNIGIDYKIIFNKYDAREKLSLTIMGEVANRDELRENLLPIVVRTNTAFKNTKADGEYIFDLKNSTAKEDCWSLISEITGISSWLETKTNKKNEVLKKESAI, encoded by the coding sequence ATGAAAACAATAAGCGCCAGGGATTTTTCTGCAATAATTAATGTCTCACCACATCTAATCTATAAATTAATTAAAGATAATGATTTAGAAGTTATCCCTATTGCAAATAGAAAGGTTTTACCTGCATCAACCGCTAGAGAAATTTTAGAGCTAAGAGGATTTAATTTCAAACCCAATAAACGTCCAACAATAATAAATATTTTTGGAATGAAAGGAGGAATCGGAAAAACTTCTCTCGCTACAGCGATAGCTGAAGGAGCAAGTAGATTAGGATTTCGTGTTTTAGCTGTAGATTTAGACATGCAGGCAAATTTAACTCAATCATTTAATATGAAGAAACATGGACAGCCTGTCATAGTTCATGTGTTAAATAAACAAAAAAAGCTACGTGAGATTATTAAAGAAGTTACTCCTTACCTTCATTTACTACCATCTTCTTTAGATAATTCACAAGTTGAGCAAGTTCTTGGTTCACAAACAATAAATGCTGCTGGGTATTTTAAAAACTTATTCTCGGACCTAGAAAAAAATTACGACCTTATAATTTTAGATTGTCCACCTTCAATAAATAAGATAACTTCTTGTGCGGCATGTTATGCAACTACAAATTTAATCCCTTTAAATGCAGATATTGATTCTTTTGATGGAGTAATAATGTCTGTATCTGAGATTATTCAAATTCAAGAGTCCTTCAAAGATTTTAATATAGGGATAGATTATAAAATTATTTTTAATAAATATGATGCACGGGAGAAATTAAGTTTAACTATTATGGGAGAAGTAGCTAATAGGGACGAACTTAGAGAGAATTTATTACCTATAGTAGTCAGAACTAATACGGCTTTTAAAAATACTAAGGCTGATGGTGAATATATATTTGATCTAAAAAATTCTACCGCTAAAGAAGATTGTTGGAGTTTAATTTCAGAAATTACAGGAATTAGCTCTTGGTTAGAAACTAAAACTAACAAAAAAAATGAAGTATTGAAGAAAGAATCTGCTATTTAA
- a CDS encoding DUF3800 domain-containing protein: protein MSEFKSPNVTTAAIKQYFYRRLEKFPHQNWDIYSIVVDKIDLYSQVSNVIELHRLYNLLCHEIIDRVDFSFSDKHIQLIVDKCKGKREQSAFDCFLRTKLESKLPLNVSLNILHELSHNNFGLQAVDLFCYGIVLKHALSDLGWHEAFSSRIIEEIR from the coding sequence ATTTCAGAATTCAAAAGCCCTAACGTCACCACCGCTGCTATTAAACAATATTTTTATCGCCGACTAGAAAAATTTCCTCATCAAAACTGGGATATTTATAGTATTGTTGTTGATAAAATTGATTTATATTCTCAGGTTAGTAATGTAATTGAGCTACATCGATTATATAATTTACTTTGTCATGAAATCATTGATAGGGTGGACTTTTCTTTTTCAGATAAACATATCCAACTTATCGTTGATAAATGTAAAGGTAAGCGCGAACAATCAGCATTTGATTGCTTTCTTAGAACTAAGCTTGAATCTAAATTACCACTTAATGTGTCTCTTAATATATTACATGAGCTATCACATAATAATTTTGGACTTCAAGCCGTTGATTTATTTTGTTATGGCATTGTTCTTAAACATGCGTTAAGTGATTTAGGCTGGCATGAAGCGTTTTCAAGTAGAATTATTGAGGAAATCAGATGA
- a CDS encoding C40 family peptidase translates to MKLSYSLKNLLKYFLCIFSLSLFSTQIVAQIIQYQTETIPTDSLVDFQANSTKVKQVIQIALDLAAQKIGYLYGSAEPSSGGMDCSGTIYYLLTKIGIKNVPRSSEGLYQWVKKSGYLYSVRTNNIDEFSHLSPGDLLFWSGTYQALNNPCATHVMLYLGKNKQGKHLMVGSSDGRTYNGKQVYGVSVFDFKLPANNTKSKFLGYSCIPNFTCPNLILD, encoded by the coding sequence ATGAAATTATCTTACAGCCTAAAAAATTTGCTTAAATACTTTTTGTGTATTTTTTCCCTTAGTCTTTTTTCTACTCAAATTGTAGCTCAAATTATTCAATACCAAACTGAAACAATACCTACCGACTCCTTAGTGGATTTTCAAGCCAACTCAACTAAAGTGAAGCAAGTAATTCAAATTGCGTTAGATTTGGCAGCTCAAAAAATAGGTTATTTATACGGTTCTGCTGAACCATCCTCAGGAGGAATGGATTGTTCAGGAACAATTTATTACCTTTTAACAAAAATTGGAATTAAAAATGTTCCTCGCTCGTCTGAAGGACTATATCAGTGGGTAAAAAAAAGTGGATACCTTTATTCAGTAAGAACTAATAATATTGATGAATTTTCACATCTTAGTCCTGGCGATCTACTTTTCTGGAGCGGGACCTATCAGGCTCTAAATAATCCTTGTGCTACGCATGTTATGCTCTATTTAGGAAAAAATAAGCAAGGAAAACATTTAATGGTTGGTTCTAGTGATGGGCGAACATATAACGGTAAGCAAGTTTACGGTGTAAGTGTATTTGATTTTAAGCTACCAGCTAATAATACAAAAAGTAAATTCTTAGGATATAGCTGTATTCCTAATTTCACCTGCCCTAATTTAATATTAGACTAG
- the mltA gene encoding murein transglycosylase A: protein MKHKILYIFILIFSLGAGFPVWPLNEPVSPMTFKVVTFEELPGWGDTSIKESLLAFQISCTGFLRQDPEHAVGSKEIPLKVKDWYPACNNALTLNPHNIDESEAREFFEKWFTPIEFYNKNPVQGLFTGYYLPLLNGSLTETKEYNIPIYGLPYNMVIAKLEDFDPKLAHQHIAGRVQENKLVPFYTREEINNGALIGKAPILAWVNNRIDRLFLEIQGSGIIKLPDGSTLYVGYAGENGAPYTSIAQVLIDKGVMTKDNASMEGIRAYLDAHPQEMLPILNQNKSFVFFRILKQTAAIGAGDVNLTPGYSLAVDEKWIPLGTPLWLDTTRPSQTSTSDKTLQRLMIAQDTGGAIRGPVRGDVFWGAGDKATYIAGHMKNKGYYWLLLPKNVISTLPKQLP from the coding sequence ATGAAGCATAAAATACTTTACATCTTTATTTTGATTTTTAGCCTTGGTGCTGGATTTCCAGTATGGCCATTAAACGAGCCTGTGTCGCCAATGACTTTTAAAGTGGTAACCTTTGAAGAATTGCCTGGCTGGGGAGATACAAGTATAAAAGAATCCCTTTTAGCTTTTCAAATTTCTTGTACTGGATTTTTACGACAAGATCCGGAGCATGCTGTGGGCAGTAAAGAAATTCCTTTAAAAGTTAAAGATTGGTATCCTGCTTGCAACAATGCATTAACTCTAAACCCTCATAACATTGATGAATCAGAAGCGCGTGAATTTTTTGAAAAATGGTTCACACCTATTGAATTTTATAATAAAAATCCAGTTCAAGGACTATTTACTGGATATTATTTGCCTTTATTAAATGGTAGCCTTACAGAGACTAAGGAATACAATATTCCTATTTATGGCTTACCATACAATATGGTTATAGCTAAATTAGAAGACTTTGATCCTAAATTAGCGCACCAACATATAGCTGGCCGAGTTCAAGAAAATAAACTTGTTCCTTTCTATACGCGAGAAGAAATTAATAACGGAGCACTTATAGGAAAAGCACCCATACTTGCCTGGGTTAATAATCGTATTGATAGATTGTTTTTAGAAATTCAAGGCTCAGGTATTATTAAATTACCTGATGGAAGTACTTTATATGTTGGCTACGCTGGGGAAAACGGAGCGCCCTATACTTCTATAGCCCAAGTATTAATAGATAAAGGAGTAATGACGAAAGATAATGCCTCTATGGAAGGGATAAGAGCATACTTAGACGCGCACCCTCAAGAAATGTTACCTATTCTTAATCAGAATAAATCTTTTGTCTTCTTTCGTATTTTAAAACAAACAGCCGCAATAGGAGCAGGAGATGTGAATTTAACGCCAGGTTATTCATTAGCAGTTGATGAAAAATGGATTCCTTTAGGTACACCATTATGGCTCGACACAACTAGACCTAGTCAAACATCTACTTCTGACAAAACACTACAACGTCTAATGATTGCCCAAGATACCGGTGGCGCAATTCGAGGTCCTGTTCGTGGGGATGTCTTTTGGGGAGCTGGAGATAAAGCTACCTATATAGCAGGTCACATGAAAAATAAAGGTTATTATTGGCTGTTATTACCTAAAAATGTAATTTCAACTCTTCCTAAGCAGTTACCCTAA
- a CDS encoding MAPEG family protein has translation MFFIILCLFIACLFPYLAKIPVALAMKDKQEGYDNNNPRLQQASLTGWGARAVAAHQNSFESLVIFSAAILTAIATKHTGYLIQILATIYLVSRCFYHILYLLDRSTLRSIFWSIGYIASLIIIWLCIPFT, from the coding sequence ATGTTTTTTATAATTCTTTGTCTTTTTATTGCTTGTTTATTTCCTTATTTAGCCAAAATTCCTGTCGCTTTAGCTATGAAAGATAAGCAAGAAGGGTATGACAACAATAATCCTCGGTTACAACAAGCTTCGCTCACTGGCTGGGGTGCACGAGCTGTTGCTGCGCATCAAAATAGTTTTGAATCTCTTGTTATCTTTTCAGCAGCAATCTTAACAGCTATTGCTACTAAACACACAGGTTATTTGATTCAGATATTAGCAACAATTTATTTAGTTTCTCGATGTTTTTATCATATTTTATATTTACTTGATCGCTCAACTTTGCGATCAATTTTCTGGAGTATAGGTTATATTGCTTCTTTAATTATAATTTGGCTCTGTATTCCATTTACTTAA
- a CDS encoding winged helix-turn-helix transcriptional regulator: MSKKKFCVYDEQCPSHNILEKISDKWSILIINKLLYKTLRFGELKRELGGISPKMLTQTLSKLERVGLINRKSFPVLPMKVEYSLTALGYEIGVILNSLKIWTEANIEAMLTIESKFEESL, translated from the coding sequence ATGTCCAAAAAAAAATTTTGCGTATATGATGAGCAATGTCCTTCCCATAACATTTTAGAAAAGATTAGCGATAAATGGTCAATTTTAATTATTAATAAACTTTTATACAAAACGCTCCGTTTTGGGGAATTAAAACGAGAGCTTGGCGGTATTTCTCCTAAAATGTTAACTCAGACACTTAGTAAATTAGAACGCGTAGGACTTATTAATAGAAAATCTTTTCCTGTTTTACCTATGAAAGTAGAATATTCATTGACAGCGTTAGGGTATGAAATTGGTGTTATTCTTAATTCATTAAAAATATGGACTGAAGCAAATATAGAGGCAATGCTGACTATTGAAAGTAAATTTGAAGAATCACTATAA
- a CDS encoding phospholipase D-like domain-containing protein yields the protein MDKIISNVLPVVSKGWIPQEKLLSITDVNQIEFALKGEQIFNLIIKEIKKAKKQILIQTFAWDRRIKFVHDLQSTLIEIGRAKLNQGDNIYIDIFILLDELGWLAQLVFRQKKPIKWPHSPSDLGLKDLPDNIRVHVGVHHHNWLDSIHSKTVLIDNGTVIITGANFQFSNYGSNCNYDAAILLRGKPAQSAFFDFINTWNKRSNLNEEDILPNYWDENMNVPNNIIEEKNNAPVLYLASKLRKKYTAGLFVTLPPEPINNAFIAALENAQNIIRITTPNLNEPTILRLLLNFINKRGGRLELILGKGFNDKREKKYGGTNDSTVTQLLSGIALDKSNHLNIKWYSQDKINIGVIHMKFMSIDDQILFFGTANLDEISLRHCHETKIVIDHEELTKKAITTFFKPAWETSISIESSLYKKSIDFT from the coding sequence ATGGATAAAATTATTTCTAATGTTTTACCTGTCGTTAGTAAAGGTTGGATTCCTCAAGAAAAATTATTGAGTATTACAGATGTAAATCAGATTGAATTTGCTCTTAAAGGTGAACAAATTTTTAATCTAATAATTAAGGAAATTAAAAAGGCAAAAAAACAAATATTAATACAAACATTTGCTTGGGATAGACGCATTAAATTTGTTCATGACTTACAATCTACTCTAATAGAGATTGGCAGAGCTAAATTAAATCAAGGTGATAATATTTATATCGATATATTTATTTTACTTGATGAGCTAGGGTGGTTAGCGCAACTAGTATTTCGGCAAAAAAAGCCAATCAAATGGCCCCATTCTCCTAGTGATCTTGGCTTAAAAGATTTACCTGATAATATACGTGTCCATGTGGGAGTACATCACCATAATTGGCTAGATTCAATACATTCCAAAACAGTTTTGATTGATAACGGAACCGTAATTATCACAGGAGCCAATTTTCAATTTTCTAATTATGGCTCTAACTGTAATTATGATGCCGCTATTTTATTAAGGGGAAAGCCGGCACAATCTGCTTTTTTTGATTTTATTAACACCTGGAATAAAAGGAGCAATCTTAACGAAGAAGATATATTGCCTAATTATTGGGATGAAAATATGAATGTCCCCAATAATATTATTGAAGAAAAGAATAACGCGCCAGTATTATACTTGGCAAGTAAGCTTAGAAAAAAATATACCGCTGGATTATTTGTAACATTACCTCCTGAACCAATTAATAACGCTTTTATTGCTGCGCTTGAAAACGCTCAAAATATTATTCGTATTACTACGCCAAATTTAAATGAGCCAACCATTTTAAGGTTATTACTTAATTTTATTAATAAAAGAGGCGGCAGACTAGAGTTAATTCTAGGCAAAGGATTTAATGATAAAAGAGAGAAAAAGTATGGTGGTACTAATGATAGTACTGTTACTCAATTATTATCAGGTATAGCACTAGATAAAAGCAATCACCTTAACATTAAATGGTATTCTCAGGACAAAATTAATATTGGTGTGATTCATATGAAGTTTATGTCTATTGATGATCAAATTCTTTTTTTTGGGACCGCTAATCTTGATGAAATAAGTTTGCGTCATTGTCATGAAACAAAGATTGTTATTGATCATGAAGAATTAACTAAGAAAGCAATTACTACTTTTTTTAAGCCTGCCTGGGAAACAAGCATTTCAATTGAAAGTAGTTTGTATAAAAAAAGCATTGATTTTACTTGA
- a CDS encoding class I SAM-dependent methyltransferase, with protein MQPREALTKAIEYFNYKNKLDYVPFAIDLGCGTGTDALKLLDFGWSVLAIDANVEAITILNARCPLLLRNKLFTKIASFETLNILPLASLISANYSLHFLKPDIFYKFWNLILTALPLGGIFAGTILGVGDSWNKINKFNMTFCKKNDLKYLLKQLDILWFEETKRDGADALGYDKFWHTYTIVAKKK; from the coding sequence ATGCAACCAAGAGAAGCACTAACTAAAGCAATTGAGTATTTTAACTACAAAAATAAATTAGATTATGTTCCATTTGCTATTGATTTAGGATGTGGTACAGGAACAGATGCACTTAAATTATTAGATTTTGGTTGGTCAGTATTGGCAATTGACGCTAATGTAGAAGCAATAACAATTCTAAATGCTCGCTGCCCATTATTATTAAGAAATAAATTATTTACAAAGATAGCTAGTTTTGAAACATTAAACATTCTGCCATTGGCTTCATTGATTTCTGCTAACTATAGCCTCCATTTTTTAAAGCCAGATATCTTTTATAAATTCTGGAATTTAATTTTAACAGCTCTACCTTTAGGTGGAATCTTTGCAGGAACAATTCTTGGAGTAGGGGATAGTTGGAATAAGATAAATAAATTTAATATGACTTTCTGCAAAAAAAATGATTTAAAGTATCTTCTCAAGCAATTAGATATTCTATGGTTTGAAGAGACAAAAAGAGACGGAGCAGACGCTTTAGGTTATGACAAATTTTGGCATACCTATACAATAGTTGCTAAAAAAAAATGA